The genomic segment TTTAACGTAGAAATTAATAGTACTGTTCAATCTATTATTAATAGATTGTTTGAAAAATTTAAATGGAATGGAAAATCTTCAGTTAAAATCAATTTAGATGAAAATTTAAATTTAAATAATTCTGAACTTGATGTATTATTTCCTTTTATAGAAGGGGAAGATTATGTATTTTTTATACAGAATAATATACATAAAACAGACAATAGAAATCAAAATAATTTAGGTGTTGGGTTTAGAAAATTATCAGATAATAATAATTATTTATTAGGAATAAATAGTTTTTTTGATTACGATTTTACTTTAGATAATACTAGAATAGGATTAGGATTAGAGTTATGGAAAGAATTTTTTAAAATAAGTACTAATGTATATTATGGATTAAGTAGATGGTGGCATCAAAATCAAAATTTTCTTAATTTTAAAAATTATCATCATCAAAATGATATTAATAATGATGAATTTTTTTCTAGGCCGGCAATGGGATGGGATATCAATGCAGAAGGATATTTTTTAAAATTACCAGAATTAGTATTTGAATTAAGTTATGCAAAATATTATGGAAATATAGGGTTCAAACAAGATAATAATTTAGAAAAACATGAAAAATTATTTTCTCCTTCAATTTATTCATTTAGTATAAATTATACTCCTATACCAATTTTTTCTTTTGTTATACAAACAATACAAACTAATTATGGTAAAAATAGCATTCAATTTGGAGGAATTTTAAATTTACAATTAAATACTTCATTATATGATCAATGTCATAATAAAATTCATAATATTTTTTCATCTTCTTACGATCATAGATATAATTTTGTTAAAAGAAATAATAATATTATTTTAGAATACAGAAAAAAATTTTTAATTAAATTATTTACAAAAAAAGAAATTTCAGGATATCCTAGAAGTGAACATTCTTTAGGACTTATAGTAAGTTCTGTAAATAAAATTAAAAATATATATTTTCATAGTAAAAATAATTTTTTTCAAAAAGGTGGGGCTATTAAATCAGTTAATAATAATTATATAATTAAATTACCTTATTTTGATTCTCAAAACACACAAAATAATAATTATATAATTAAAGTAACAGCCATAGATTTGTTAGGAAATAAAGATGTTTCTTATATTAAAATTAATGTTTTTCCTCCTTTAATAAGTAATAGTTTTTCTAATCTAAGTGTTTTTCCTAAAACTATATTAGTTAATTCTGAAACAGCAAAAGTTACTTTTGAAGCTAGAGATGTGAATAATAAACCATTAACTAATATAAAAAATATTAGTTTTATAGTTGATAGTGGTAATTTACCTGATACATTTAATATAAATATTAGTAAAGTTCATGAATATCCTAAGGGTACATATACAGCAATAATTAAAAGTACATCTCCTGGAATAGCTTTGATTAGAGTTAAAATTAATAATGTTATAAATAAAGAGATTAGTGATATTATTAATATAATTTCTATTTTTACAGATAGTATGCAAGTTGTAGCAAATCCTTCTACTCTTCTTACAAAAGTAAGTGAATCTATTAATTTATCGATAAAAATATTTGATAAACATGGTAATGGAGTTCAGTTTTCTGAAGTTAAAATATCTAATATTCTTGCTATGGATCGACAAGGATATATTAGAAAAGATAGTGGAAAATTTCATTTTGAAGATATAACAAATAATAAATCTTATGATGGAGATAATTTTATTTCTTATACTAATAAAAATGGAGAATTAAAGGTTAAGGTATCTGACCCGCATGGAATTGGGGTGCGTACTTTTCTTAAAATTAGTGCTGATTATTTTGTTAGCAAAAAAATTGCTGTAATTTTTACAGTACCTACTAGTCCTAATAATTTATATGCTAGAATGTATGGGCATATGACTGATGTTTTATTAGTAAATAAATTGTTATTTCATAGACCAGCTTTATTTTCTGAACGTACAGGAGATCAAGTATATCATTATTTAAATGAAGATTGGGCAAAATTTACTTGGTATAATGGTGAAGATTTTTGTAAGACTCAAAATGCTCGATTACCTGATAAAGATGAATTATTAGATTTTTATTATGTTCATTCAGGGGATGATTTATTTAGTAATTATGGATGGCCTATCGTTGATAATTTTAATTATGGATGGACTTCTTCTTCTATAAGAAATATGTATTTTCGTGATCCTTTGCATTTTTATGTTAATTTTTTAAATGGTAAAATTGATAAAGGAATTATTAGTAATATTTTTACTGTTTTTTGTGTCCAAGAAAAAAAATAAAATACTTATTTTTTTTTGATTAAAAACAATGTTTAATCAAAAAAATATTATACAATAATACTATTATTATTTTAATATGAATTAATTAAAAATGAAAATATTATTTTATAGACATGCAAAAAATATTTTTTTTCATACTATATTTATAATCACAATTTTATTTTTTCATAATTATGTATATGCGAAAGATACACGTTCTGTTACCGAACCAGTAATACCTAAAATATGTAAAACATTAATAGCTAATAACGATAAAGATTTTACTAATGAAATTAATAATACTATTGCAGATTGTGCAAAACAACATAAAATAGTTAGTTTAGTAACTTCTGATAATGGGGATACACATTTTTTTTCTGGGCCCATAATTATTCCTTCTTATGGTGGTCTGTTAATAAATAAAAAAGTTATTTTAACAGCTATTAATGATCCTACCTTATATGATAAGGGTAATGAAAGATGTGGAACATTAGATAATATAGGTAAAGGATGTAAACCATTTATAACCTTGAAAGGTGAAAATAGTGGTTTATATGGGGAGGGATATATTGATGGACAAGGGGGAGTTGTATTAAAAAATAAAAAATATACTTGGTGGCAATTAGCTACAGAAGCTAAAGTTAGTCATAAAAGACAAAATAATCCTCATTTAATTGATATTAATTCAGGACATAATACAATTATTTATAAATTAAATTTAATAAATTCTCCAAATTTTCATGTTGTACCTTATCAAACAGATGGTTTGACTATTTGGGGGGTAAAAATAAATACTCCTTCTGACGCTCGTAATACAGATGGAATAGATCCTTCTTCTTCTCAGAATATAACTATTACACAATCTAATATTAGTACAGGAGATGATAATATAGCTATTAAAGCTGGTAATAAAGGTGCATCGAAACATATAAGTATTTTAAATAATAATTTTGGTTATGGACATGGTATGTCTATAGGAAGTGAAACAAACGGGGGGGTAAATGATATTCTTATTAAAAATTTAACATTACAAAATACAACTAA from the Enterobacteriaceae endosymbiont of Donacia cincticornis genome contains:
- a CDS encoding inverse autotransporter beta domain-containing protein, producing MKRKKKKFVWLNKLQKIVIFSILLSLVFTSITSNALSLSKDNITKKKTIFFKKKIEKEIVYFIRQAFFLKKIRKNFISLYSKKKLKKNKNPDINQNKKYLINQNNETINVLKNFYFKKSLSKEEINWSNIKKNYDDSYSGKNDYISGLYQNQNIKKEKDNDFNEESLFNSFLSVKDKFSNKKIFIKNIKLNILKKFNVEINSTVQSIINRLFEKFKWNGKSSVKINLDENLNLNNSELDVLFPFIEGEDYVFFIQNNIHKTDNRNQNNLGVGFRKLSDNNNYLLGINSFFDYDFTLDNTRIGLGLELWKEFFKISTNVYYGLSRWWHQNQNFLNFKNYHHQNDINNDEFFSRPAMGWDINAEGYFLKLPELVFELSYAKYYGNIGFKQDNNLEKHEKLFSPSIYSFSINYTPIPIFSFVIQTIQTNYGKNSIQFGGILNLQLNTSLYDQCHNKIHNIFSSSYDHRYNFVKRNNNIILEYRKKFLIKLFTKKEISGYPRSEHSLGLIVSSVNKIKNIYFHSKNNFFQKGGAIKSVNNNYIIKLPYFDSQNTQNNNYIIKVTAIDLLGNKDVSYIKINVFPPLISNSFSNLSVFPKTILVNSETAKVTFEARDVNNKPLTNIKNISFIVDSGNLPDTFNINISKVHEYPKGTYTAIIKSTSPGIALIRVKINNVINKEISDIINIISIFTDSMQVVANPSTLLTKVSESINLSIKIFDKHGNGVQFSEVKISNILAMDRQGYIRKDSGKFHFEDITNNKSYDGDNFISYTNKNGELKVKVSDPHGIGVRTFLKISADYFVSKKIAVIFTVPTSPNNLYARMYGHMTDVLLVNKLLFHRPALFSERTGDQVYHYLNEDWAKFTWYNGEDFCKTQNARLPDKDELLDFYYVHSGDDLFSNYGWPIVDNFNYGWTSSSIRNMYFRDPLHFYVNFLNGKIDKGIISNIFTVFCVQEKK
- a CDS encoding glycoside hydrolase family 28 protein, whose amino-acid sequence is MKILFYRHAKNIFFHTIFIITILFFHNYVYAKDTRSVTEPVIPKICKTLIANNDKDFTNEINNTIADCAKQHKIVSLVTSDNGDTHFFSGPIIIPSYGGLLINKKVILTAINDPTLYDKGNERCGTLDNIGKGCKPFITLKGENSGLYGEGYIDGQGGVVLKNKKYTWWQLATEAKVSHKRQNNPHLIDINSGHNTIIYKLNLINSPNFHVVPYQTDGLTIWGVKINTPSDARNTDGIDPSSSQNITITQSNISTGDDNIAIKAGNKGASKHISILNNNFGYGHGMSIGSETNGGVNDILIKNLTLQNTTNGLRIKSNVTNGGLVTDIHYENICIFNVKNPIILDTNYNNNEENKEKNIPQFKNIFFENIEVLTSGLLKFSGLNEENMIEIFVNNFHIKNGSSWIKDNVIIHGNIDNVINNNNCTLY